Genomic segment of Bacteroidota bacterium:
TAATCCGTGATAATATCGTTTGCTATTGGCTCTACCCGATTTGATTTTATATTCAGATAATCTACAACTGTATCTATAAATTCACTTTCATCCCATATTTTTTTTTCGTCCCCCTTATAAACACTCGAAAAAGATTCATGATCATCAGCTCTGTTTTCGTTGGAAAGATGCTTATCCACATAATATGCTATTGTAGAGCTATCAAGTCCGCCTGATAAAGTTGTCCCAACTTTAACATCCTTTGTTCTGATTTTTACAGCGTCTGAAAGAATCTCATTGTATTTTGTTGAATAGATTGCTGCTTTGTTTTTATCAAATTTTTCATTATCTAATGTAGCTTTAGCAGTCCAAAATCGTTTCTCTTTGATGCCATCAATCAGTTCATCTATTGACACTTCAATGAAACTTGAGATAGCAAACCTATAAATATTTGTAAAAGAGGTTTCCCTTAAATGCTCTTTTGTTCCATTAGCATAAAAATCCTTTATATAGGGAATGTTAGGAGAAGATTTAACATCAGGACTACAGAGCAGGGCTTTAATTTCAGAAGCAAAAATAAATCGATTATCGTCCTTATAGTAATATAAAGGCTTCATCCCAAAACGATCACGCGAAACAATTATTTTACATTCTTCTGTATCATAAATTGCAAAAACCCAATTCCCATTAAATTTATTGAAGCAATCGATACCCCATTGATCATAAGCAGCAATTATGGCTTCAGTATCTGATGTGGTTTGAAAAGTATGGCCATATTTAAAGAGCTCTGCTTTTATCTCTTCAGAATTGAAGATTTCTCCATCATAAACAATCCAATATCTGTTCTTATAACTCATCGGCTGATGGTCAGTACTTTTAAATACACCAACGTTTAATCTTCGTGAACCAAATGCAATTTGCGATTGAAGTTCGTAAGCTTCCTGAATATTATTTGATGGGAAAAAATCTGGTACAGTTATTTTTTCCTTTAATGAAGGAGTATTGTTTCCAGAAAAGAAATATTGTACATTGTTATTGAAAAGTACATATCCCTCATCATCAGGACCTCTGTGTTTAATAGCATTATTCATGCTTTCAATATGCTGAGCCTGTAAAGTATTCTTAGACTTTAAGTTTATAATGCCTACGATTCCTGACATATATGCAAAATTTATTTTTAGAAATCAAACTTTTTGTATCCGCTTTTCAAAACCCATTTAGCGTATGGTTTCCTGATCAAAGGCAAGGAACACATTAGAATATCTATATCCCTGCTTCTCTTAGGTCCTCTTTTAATAGCTTTGAGTTGATTGAATGATTTTCTTATCCTTCTTAAATACTTCGTGAGAACATTATCAAATGAAATGTCTTTTGTTCTTTTTAATGAATATGTTAATAGCTCTTTACATTCATCAATCCACTGCTTTAAATAAATCGTATTTTCAAAGACATGATTTTTAGTAAGATCATACGTTTTAACAGAGTTGTAAACTAGGGTGCTATTATCCCAATTCGTTTTATAGAAATGCTGTTTTACACTCCTATTATCATGTTCAATAAAGTAGCCCTCGTTGGTTCCCTTTTTCTTTTTTTGAGTCAACACATCAAAATAAAAATTCCCTGTGCTATAGTTTACTAATTTGTTGTCTATGATCTCAATAGGCTGAATTGCATGTGCATGAGTACCATAAATAATATTTACACCAAGTTTATTCAATCTGAGAAAGAAACTTCTTCTGCGTGGCCATGGAACACTAAAATACTCTTCACCGCCATGATAACTTAGAATCGTAAAATAACCATCATCAATGTACTTCTTAAGGGTTTTTTCTAATTGATTCCTTTGAGGCAAAGAAAATGGCCCAATATTTTTTGACTCAAACATGGGACCTTCGTGGTGGGTGTAAGCCAGGACAACTACTTTGCGCTTTTCATTTTCAATGATAATTTCCTGATACTTTTCATCTAAGTCCAGACCAGCCCCTACAATCAGAATATCATTTTGTTTCAAAATATTTATTGTGTCAATCAATCCGTCTTCACCACAATCCATAATATGATTATTTGCAATAATCGCAATTTTGACATTTAGTTCTTTTAAAAACCTAATTGAGTCTTCAGAGGAGGATATACCATATGATCTACCGGCTCGTGGTTTTGCAGATGTAATTGGCCCTTCAAGATTAATAGCTACCAATTCTGCATTTTTACAGATTTTAATAATCTCTGGATCTATAGTTAAATCCACATTATTAAATAATGAATCACCTATTAATACTATTCCTGACATAATTTCATACCATTCAAGATATAGATAAATCTATTTTATTTAAATATCTGCTGGATGTAATTTATAGCATTCTCATTGAGATCAGCATATAATAAGTCAGTATTGGATTCAACAAAATCTTTATCAATTATAGAATAATCCAATTTCAATAATTTATCTCGGATATGCTTTGTGAACCGCAAGCCTATCATTTTTGCAGGATTTCCCGCAACAATACTAAATGGCTCTATATCTTTTGTTACAATACTTCCGGCACCAATAATACTTCCCTTTCCGATACTTACACCTGACAATATTAGGGTGTTCATCCCAATCCAAACATCATCTTCGATAATGATGTTTCCTTTTGAAGTTGCTTCGAACTTTTCTTTTAAAAATTTGACTTTGAAAGGATAGGTTGAGAAATGATTGTGATTGTGATTTCCACCTAAAACGAATTTAACTCCAGGACCAATTGATACAATGTGTCCAATAATTAGCTTTTCACCAGGTGTATTCCAGGAGAAAATATTAATTGAGCCATAGCTATGATTTCCAATACTAACCAATTCAATTGGAAAAATATTGGCAGGAGTAGTCCGATTATGAAGATTTTTCTCGTTCCATTGCTTCTTAAATTTTCGAAACTTTCTTTTTCTTTTAATAATAGACAGCATAAAATTTAAATTTTGAATAGAATTTAGCTTGTGATATTGATGAAATATTCTGTAAACTTTTCTAATGTATGATTGCTTGTTGCTTTGATACGCCCATTTTTCCCAAGCCTTTCTATTAATTTGGTATTTGTAATAAGTTTAATAATTGCATCAGCAATTTCTTCTGCATCCAGTTTAACTAATATCCCTTCATTTTCTGTCACCAACAATCTGGTTTCTCCCACATCCGAAGCGATAATAGCATTTTCACAAGCCATTGCCTCTAATAAGGATTGACTTG
This window contains:
- the asnB gene encoding asparagine synthase (glutamine-hydrolyzing), whose amino-acid sequence is MSGIVGIINLKSKNTLQAQHIESMNNAIKHRGPDDEGYVLFNNNVQYFFSGNNTPSLKEKITVPDFFPSNNIQEAYELQSQIAFGSRRLNVGVFKSTDHQPMSYKNRYWIVYDGEIFNSEEIKAELFKYGHTFQTTSDTEAIIAAYDQWGIDCFNKFNGNWVFAIYDTEECKIIVSRDRFGMKPLYYYKDDNRFIFASEIKALLCSPDVKSSPNIPYIKDFYANGTKEHLRETSFTNIYRFAISSFIEVSIDELIDGIKEKRFWTAKATLDNEKFDKNKAAIYSTKYNEILSDAVKIRTKDVKVGTTLSGGLDSSTIAYYVDKHLSNENRADDHESFSSVYKGDEKKIWDESEFIDTVVDYLNIKSNRVEPIANDIITDYERVIFSMENPPDSTGMSGWVVYKDMHNKNFKVAIDGVGADGQMGGFFKYFISYIIDAPLVSLLKEYISLNKLPNLNRKKFFFATLINLLKRLLGRKMIVKLFKKYNKKTDLTVPLNQKFLNDTMFTLATPLHYHDSLNMPNSVVSRAPFLDYRLVEFLASIPIVYKIHDGWTKHIARIAMQNKLPDDIVWRKDKLGFANADDYWLRGELKDWCCLKIESSTLLKDMNWGQNILETIEKMPLRKLVRLLNISVWEEVFWNRNKKFIQN
- a CDS encoding CatB-related O-acetyltransferase; amino-acid sequence: MLSIIKRKRKFRKFKKQWNEKNLHNRTTPANIFPIELVSIGNHSYGSINIFSWNTPGEKLIIGHIVSIGPGVKFVLGGNHNHNHFSTYPFKVKFLKEKFEATSKGNIIIEDDVWIGMNTLILSGVSIGKGSIIGAGSIVTKDIEPFSIVAGNPAKMIGLRFTKHIRDKLLKLDYSIIDKDFVESNTDLLYADLNENAINYIQQIFK
- a CDS encoding CapA family protein; its protein translation is MSGIVLIGDSLFNNVDLTIDPEIIKICKNAELVAINLEGPITSAKPRAGRSYGISSSEDSIRFLKELNVKIAIIANNHIMDCGEDGLIDTINILKQNDILIVGAGLDLDEKYQEIIIENEKRKVVVLAYTHHEGPMFESKNIGPFSLPQRNQLEKTLKKYIDDGYFTILSYHGGEEYFSVPWPRRRSFFLRLNKLGVNIIYGTHAHAIQPIEIIDNKLVNYSTGNFYFDVLTQKKKKGTNEGYFIEHDNRSVKQHFYKTNWDNSTLVYNSVKTYDLTKNHVFENTIYLKQWIDECKELLTYSLKRTKDISFDNVLTKYLRRIRKSFNQLKAIKRGPKRSRDIDILMCSLPLIRKPYAKWVLKSGYKKFDF